Proteins encoded within one genomic window of Paraglaciecola psychrophila 170:
- a CDS encoding alkene reductase, with product MSATDLFTPVQLFEHELKNRFVLAPLTRGRAGKTRIPNSIMGDYYEQRATAGLVIVEATVISEEGIGWVDSPGIYTDEMVAGWKTIVDRVHAKNSKIVLQMWHCGRASHSDFHHGEKPLSASAIKIDNDQIHTPESKKYYEVPKAMSKDDIARTMADFKNAAIKAKAAGFDGVEIHAANGYLINQFLDGVSNQRDDEYGGSIENRMRFLKEALATVKEVYPAESIGVRISPNGVFNAMGCDDYQELYTAVVKYLNQQQLGYLHIMDGLAFGFHERGEPMTLNDFRPLFDNVIIGNCGYNFESATQAITSKQADMIAFGRPYISNPDLPARYQHSLPLSAYDDVTHWYGGGVEGYSDYPAYKAE from the coding sequence ATGTCAGCAACTGACTTATTTACACCAGTACAACTATTTGAACATGAGTTAAAAAACCGTTTTGTACTAGCGCCTCTTACCCGTGGCAGAGCAGGAAAAACCCGCATCCCTAATAGCATAATGGGCGATTATTATGAACAGCGTGCTACAGCAGGACTGGTCATTGTTGAGGCTACAGTTATTTCCGAAGAAGGCATAGGTTGGGTTGATTCGCCTGGTATATATACCGACGAAATGGTGGCAGGCTGGAAAACAATTGTTGATCGAGTACACGCTAAAAACAGTAAAATAGTGCTACAAATGTGGCATTGTGGGCGCGCATCTCACAGCGACTTTCACCATGGTGAAAAGCCTTTAAGTGCTTCTGCGATTAAAATTGATAATGACCAAATTCATACACCAGAAAGCAAAAAATATTACGAAGTACCAAAAGCAATGTCAAAGGATGATATTGCCAGAACCATGGCTGATTTCAAAAACGCAGCAATAAAAGCTAAAGCTGCTGGTTTTGATGGTGTTGAAATACATGCTGCTAATGGCTATTTAATTAATCAGTTTTTAGATGGTGTTAGTAATCAGCGTGATGATGAATATGGCGGTAGTATTGAAAACAGAATGCGTTTTTTAAAAGAGGCGCTTGCGACAGTAAAAGAAGTTTATCCTGCTGAATCAATAGGTGTACGTATTTCGCCTAACGGTGTTTTTAATGCAATGGGTTGCGACGATTACCAAGAACTTTACACTGCAGTGGTTAAGTATTTAAACCAACAGCAACTTGGATATTTGCACATCATGGATGGACTCGCCTTTGGCTTTCATGAGCGCGGTGAGCCAATGACTTTAAATGACTTTAGACCTTTATTTGATAACGTGATTATAGGTAACTGCGGTTATAATTTCGAAAGTGCAACACAAGCAATAACATCAAAACAGGCTGATATGATTGCTTTTGGTCGTCCATATATTAGTAACCCTGATTTACCAGCTAGATATCAACATAGTTTGCCATTGTCGGCATATGATGACGTCACTCATTGGTACGGCGGCGGAGTTGAAGGTTACAGTGATTATCCTGCATACAAAGCTGAATAA
- a CDS encoding CoA-acylating methylmalonate-semialdehyde dehydrogenase codes for MHLVPSLINGELVTSTSLPNIAVTNPANNEVIAELTCTTDAELALAVASAKAAFEEWKEVPASERARVMMRYQHLLKEHHEEIAIILSSETGKTLADAKGDVWRGIEVVEQAMNIPSMMMGETAENVARGIDTYSYIQPLGVCLGITPFNFPAMIPLWMFPMAIACGNTFILKPSEQDPLTPMKLAELFVQAGAPKGVLNVVHGGKEQVNALLKDPDIRAVSFVGSVPVGQHIYKTATDNMKRAQCFAGAKNHSVIMPDSNKQQVINNLVGASVGAAGQRCMAISVAVFVGESKEWIGELTELLKAVKPGLWDDESAGFGPLISPQAKQKVLSLIQQGKDEGATCLLDGSGFVLDKEGYQQGNWVGPTVFADVSEDMVIYQEEIFGPVLCCMTVDTLEEAIALVNRNPYGNGTSIFTASGAAARKYQHEIEVGQVGINVPIPVPLPFFSFTGWKNSFYGDLHAYGKQAVRFYTETKTITARWFEDDIPSGPNMTISLK; via the coding sequence ATGCATCTTGTTCCGTCTTTAATCAATGGCGAGTTGGTCACATCGACTTCACTGCCAAACATAGCAGTAACTAATCCCGCTAATAATGAAGTGATTGCAGAATTGACTTGCACCACTGACGCTGAATTGGCGTTAGCCGTGGCTAGTGCAAAAGCGGCTTTCGAAGAATGGAAAGAAGTGCCTGCTTCAGAAAGAGCACGAGTGATGATGCGCTATCAGCATTTGCTGAAAGAGCATCATGAAGAAATTGCTATCATTTTAAGCAGCGAGACGGGTAAAACCCTGGCAGATGCAAAAGGCGATGTGTGGCGTGGTATTGAGGTGGTAGAACAAGCCATGAATATTCCGTCAATGATGATGGGCGAAACTGCAGAAAATGTGGCTAGAGGTATCGATACTTACAGTTATATTCAACCATTAGGTGTGTGTTTAGGTATTACTCCCTTTAATTTTCCGGCGATGATCCCACTATGGATGTTTCCTATGGCGATTGCTTGCGGTAACACCTTCATTCTCAAACCCTCAGAGCAAGACCCTCTGACGCCAATGAAGTTAGCTGAGTTGTTTGTGCAAGCGGGTGCGCCCAAAGGTGTACTTAATGTAGTGCATGGCGGCAAAGAGCAGGTTAACGCGTTACTGAAAGACCCAGACATTCGCGCTGTGTCTTTTGTTGGCTCGGTGCCTGTAGGGCAACATATCTATAAAACAGCCACCGACAACATGAAACGTGCTCAGTGTTTTGCTGGGGCCAAAAATCATTCAGTCATCATGCCTGACTCCAATAAACAGCAAGTCATCAATAACCTAGTTGGCGCTTCTGTAGGCGCAGCAGGGCAGCGGTGTATGGCTATTTCTGTGGCGGTATTTGTAGGCGAGTCTAAAGAGTGGATAGGTGAATTAACTGAACTCTTAAAGGCCGTTAAACCAGGATTATGGGACGATGAATCAGCTGGGTTTGGCCCGTTAATTAGCCCTCAAGCGAAACAAAAAGTGCTGTCATTAATTCAACAAGGTAAAGACGAGGGAGCGACTTGTTTGCTCGATGGCTCAGGTTTTGTTTTAGATAAAGAAGGTTATCAACAAGGTAATTGGGTTGGACCTACTGTTTTTGCCGACGTGAGCGAAGACATGGTGATTTACCAAGAAGAAATTTTTGGTCCAGTATTGTGCTGTATGACAGTTGATACCTTAGAAGAGGCCATTGCTCTCGTGAATCGCAACCCATACGGTAACGGCACGTCTATCTTTACTGCTAGCGGTGCAGCAGCGCGTAAATACCAACATGAAATAGAAGTAGGTCAAGTGGGTATCAACGTACCTATTCCCGTGCCACTGCCATTTTTCTCTTTTACAGGTTGGAAAAACTCTTTTTATGGCGATTTACATGCTTATGGTAAACAAGCCGTGCGTTTTTATACTGAAACAAAAACGATCACAGCACGCTGGTTTGAAGACGATATTCCGTCTGGCCCTAATATGACCATCTCGTTGAAATAG
- a CDS encoding glutathione S-transferase family protein, with product MGLLQQGKWVDKWYDTKNNDGEFRRQDSRFRSWLTANGKAGPNSEQGFKAEKGRYHLYVSLACPWAHRTLIFRELKGLQDYIDVTAVEPIMLENGWELNDPLYGFDYAYQLYLKADPSYEGRVTVPILWDKQTQTIVSNESSEIIRMFNTAFNHLTGDQTDYYPESLRSKIDVVNTRVYETINNGVYLSGFATTQPAYEKAIKALFESLDWVEDILSKQPYLTGDQLTEADWRLFTTLIRFDAVYFGHFKTNRQQIADYPAMSNYLRQLYQIQGIAESVNFEHIKTHYYRSHLTINPTGIVPVGPLQDFMTAHNRQDL from the coding sequence ATGGGTTTACTACAGCAAGGTAAATGGGTCGATAAGTGGTATGACACCAAAAATAACGACGGCGAATTTCGTCGTCAAGACAGTCGTTTTAGAAGTTGGCTAACCGCAAATGGCAAAGCCGGCCCTAATAGCGAACAAGGCTTTAAAGCTGAAAAGGGTCGATATCACTTATATGTTTCCTTGGCTTGTCCTTGGGCACATAGAACCCTGATTTTCAGGGAGTTGAAAGGTTTACAAGACTACATTGATGTCACAGCTGTTGAACCCATCATGTTAGAAAATGGTTGGGAGCTCAACGATCCACTGTATGGATTTGATTATGCCTACCAACTCTATTTAAAAGCAGACCCAAGTTATGAAGGCAGAGTCACTGTGCCCATTCTCTGGGATAAACAGACCCAAACGATTGTCAGCAACGAATCATCAGAAATTATTCGCATGTTTAACACAGCGTTCAATCATTTAACCGGTGACCAAACCGATTATTACCCTGAGAGCTTACGCAGCAAAATAGATGTTGTGAACACTCGAGTGTATGAAACCATTAACAATGGCGTGTATCTCTCGGGTTTTGCCACCACGCAACCAGCCTATGAAAAAGCGATCAAGGCGTTGTTTGAGTCACTGGATTGGGTTGAAGATATTTTATCTAAACAACCTTATCTGACAGGAGACCAACTTACTGAAGCCGACTGGCGCCTATTTACCACTTTGATAAGATTTGACGCGGTGTACTTCGGTCATTTTAAAACCAATCGCCAGCAAATTGCTGACTATCCGGCCATGAGTAACTACCTGCGTCAGTTGTATCAAATTCAAGGCATTGCCGAATCTGTGAATTTTGAGCATATCAAAACCCACTACTATAGGAGTCATCTTACAATCAATCCCACAGGAATTGTGCCTGTAGGCCCGCTACAAGATTTTATGACTGCACACAATAGACAAGACCTCTGA
- a CDS encoding acyl-CoA dehydrogenase family protein, translating to MNFDLTDDQLAFAVTAKQFAEQELAPHAAKWDREHIFPKEVIQKAGELGFCSLYSPESEGGLGLSRLDSSIIFEQLAMGCTTTTAMMTIHNMATWMVATWGTRAAKDKWCPSLVTGEKLASYCLTEPGSGSDAAAMRTSAKKDAGDYLLNGSKMFISGAGETEVLVVMARTGEAGPKGISAFVIAADAEGVIYGKAEEKMGWNAQPTRLITFDNVRVSADCLLGEEGQGFTFAMKGLDGGRINIATCSIGTAQMALDTAKSYMQERTQFGKPLAAFQALQFKLADMATELVAARQMVRLAAFKLDNEDPECSAYCAMAKRFATDVGFNVCNEALQIHGGYGYIKEYPLERYVRDVRVHQILEGTNEIMRMIIGRRLLAEHAGDIL from the coding sequence ATGAATTTTGACTTAACTGATGATCAACTTGCTTTTGCCGTTACAGCCAAACAATTTGCTGAGCAGGAGTTAGCGCCACATGCCGCAAAGTGGGATAGAGAGCATATTTTCCCAAAAGAGGTGATTCAAAAAGCTGGTGAGTTGGGTTTTTGTAGTTTGTATTCGCCAGAAAGCGAAGGTGGTTTGGGCTTAAGTCGCTTGGACTCCTCCATTATTTTTGAACAACTTGCTATGGGATGCACCACCACTACAGCCATGATGACCATTCATAATATGGCCACATGGATGGTGGCAACGTGGGGGACAAGAGCAGCTAAAGATAAATGGTGTCCGAGTTTAGTCACGGGTGAAAAATTAGCATCTTATTGCTTAACTGAGCCTGGTTCAGGTTCAGACGCTGCAGCTATGCGCACTTCAGCTAAAAAAGATGCTGGGGATTACCTGTTAAACGGCTCCAAGATGTTCATATCAGGTGCAGGTGAGACCGAAGTGTTGGTGGTGATGGCGCGCACCGGCGAAGCGGGTCCTAAAGGCATTTCTGCTTTTGTGATTGCTGCTGATGCCGAAGGTGTGATTTACGGTAAGGCCGAAGAAAAGATGGGCTGGAATGCCCAGCCAACACGTTTGATTACGTTTGATAATGTCCGTGTATCAGCAGATTGTTTGTTAGGTGAAGAAGGACAGGGATTTACTTTTGCCATGAAAGGCTTAGATGGCGGGCGTATCAACATTGCGACCTGTTCAATTGGCACTGCGCAAATGGCATTGGACACCGCTAAATCTTACATGCAAGAGCGTACTCAATTTGGTAAACCACTTGCGGCGTTTCAAGCCTTACAATTTAAGCTGGCTGATATGGCGACTGAGTTAGTGGCAGCGAGGCAAATGGTTAGATTGGCTGCGTTCAAGCTGGACAATGAAGACCCAGAATGCAGTGCTTATTGCGCCATGGCAAAACGCTTTGCCACCGATGTCGGTTTTAATGTGTGTAATGAAGCATTACAAATTCATGGCGGGTATGGGTATATCAAAGAGTATCCCTTAGAGAGATACGTAAGAGACGTGCGAGTACACCAAATTTTGGAAGGTACTAATGAAATTATGCGAATGATCATTGGTCGACGTCTATTGGCAGAACATGCTGGCGACATTCTCTAG
- a CDS encoding DoxX family protein produces the protein MKTFINTLIVTKIGLDTVPVRVGAGVIFAAHGAQKLFGWFGGYGLESTAGWMESIGLAPGTLMAALAGSAEFFGGLLLIVGFLVRPTAIVLAITMLVAIVTVHFQNGLFMSNNGYEFGLALLVISMGLALRGAGSLSIDNLLQNKLTK, from the coding sequence ATGAAAACATTTATCAATACATTAATCGTTACAAAAATTGGCCTAGATACCGTACCTGTTCGTGTAGGAGCAGGTGTAATATTCGCCGCTCACGGCGCGCAAAAACTGTTTGGTTGGTTTGGTGGCTATGGGCTAGAAAGCACAGCAGGTTGGATGGAATCTATTGGCCTTGCACCCGGCACGTTAATGGCAGCGTTAGCCGGCAGTGCTGAGTTTTTTGGTGGTTTGTTATTAATCGTGGGTTTCTTGGTACGCCCTACTGCGATTGTTTTAGCAATCACTATGTTGGTGGCAATTGTTACAGTGCATTTTCAAAATGGCCTATTTATGTCCAACAACGGTTACGAGTTTGGGTTGGCACTATTAGTCATAAGTATGGGCTTAGCGCTTAGAGGTGCTGGCAGCCTGAGCATAGACAATCTATTACAAAACAAATTGACTAAATAA
- a CDS encoding DUF4174 domain-containing protein, which produces MKLLFLWIVALHVCTAIATTKVMHLTSLTEFKWQNRLLIIQVNSKKELSQLQDEIYYHSSDFNDRKLLMLISINDKTWILDATTAQTVSPQLNHQVLKIINQNLEKVLLIGLDGGIKNRYTAKTFSLEQVFNEIDLMPMRSRKTDD; this is translated from the coding sequence ATGAAATTATTATTTTTATGGATTGTCGCCCTTCACGTCTGCACTGCAATAGCGACAACAAAAGTAATGCACCTAACCTCATTAACAGAATTTAAATGGCAAAATAGATTGCTAATCATTCAGGTCAACTCCAAAAAAGAGTTGAGTCAATTACAGGACGAAATCTATTATCACAGCAGTGATTTTAATGATCGTAAGCTGTTAATGTTAATTAGTATTAATGACAAAACTTGGATATTAGATGCAACAACAGCTCAAACTGTATCACCACAACTCAATCATCAAGTACTAAAAATTATCAATCAAAACCTCGAAAAAGTTTTATTAATTGGGCTAGATGGTGGCATCAAAAATCGGTATACCGCTAAAACCTTCAGCTTAGAACAAGTGTTTAATGAGATTGATTTAATGCCGATGAGAAGCAGAAAAACAGATGATTAA
- a CDS encoding GGDEF domain-containing protein has product MSLVTANKEKDKRADELIFIKKHQEQLEKIAHYDTLTNLPNRSLFADGLHHVMLQCSLAGASLIIMTCC; this is encoded by the coding sequence TTGTCACTTGTTACTGCCAACAAAGAAAAAGACAAACGAGCCGATGAGTTAATTTTTATAAAGAAGCATCAAGAGCAGTTAGAAAAAATAGCCCATTACGATACGCTTACTAACTTACCTAATCGTTCATTATTTGCAGACGGATTACATCACGTTATGTTGCAGTGTAGTTTAGCAGGAGCTTCTTTAATCATCATGACATGTTGTTAA
- a CDS encoding enoyl-CoA hydratase/isomerase family protein — protein MFSENAPVIFDELTTENGFKIGHATLTKPASLNALDLPMINLLTPQLEKWQQDPKIAMVILDGSGERAFCAGGDIVSMYKSMQDWGAVKENPDANNSYALQNFFTQEYQLDHLIHMFSKPILVWGNGIIMGGGMGLMSGGSHRVVTETSRIAMPEISIGLYPDVGGSYFLNKMPAGCGLFLGLTGAFINAADAIYSNLADYFVPHDAQQTLFDRLLAANWQPDVLHQTLSSICDDFHTLHSEQLPQGNLIEYQDWFTSLATKTDASQAAEYIMSVNAEDNKWLSKAQKTLSAGSPITANLVFEQLLRGKDMTLAECFQMELGLSCKCGEFGEFQEGVRALLIEKDHQPNWRFKSVDQVPKDTIDYFFENIWSLNAHPLAHLGVN, from the coding sequence ATGTTTAGTGAAAATGCACCGGTTATTTTTGACGAATTAACCACCGAAAATGGTTTTAAAATTGGTCATGCTACGTTAACTAAACCCGCTTCGCTGAATGCCCTAGATTTGCCCATGATCAACTTGCTTACGCCGCAACTAGAAAAATGGCAACAAGATCCGAAGATTGCGATGGTGATTTTAGACGGTAGTGGTGAACGGGCTTTTTGTGCCGGCGGCGATATTGTGTCGATGTACAAATCTATGCAGGATTGGGGTGCTGTTAAGGAAAATCCTGATGCTAACAATAGCTACGCGTTACAGAACTTTTTTACCCAAGAATATCAACTCGATCACCTGATCCACATGTTCTCCAAGCCAATTTTAGTGTGGGGTAACGGCATTATTATGGGAGGAGGAATGGGCTTAATGAGTGGCGGTAGTCACAGAGTTGTCACAGAAACCTCACGTATTGCTATGCCTGAAATCAGTATCGGTTTATATCCAGACGTAGGCGGTAGCTACTTTTTAAATAAAATGCCAGCAGGTTGTGGTCTGTTTTTAGGACTGACAGGGGCATTCATTAATGCAGCCGATGCGATATATAGCAATTTAGCCGACTACTTTGTGCCCCACGATGCCCAGCAGACTCTTTTTGACAGACTGTTAGCAGCAAATTGGCAACCAGATGTATTACACCAAACTTTGTCGAGCATTTGCGATGATTTTCACACTTTGCATAGTGAGCAATTACCCCAGGGTAACCTTATCGAATATCAGGATTGGTTCACAAGTTTAGCGACTAAAACTGATGCATCTCAAGCCGCTGAGTACATAATGTCAGTTAATGCTGAAGATAATAAATGGCTAAGTAAAGCACAGAAAACCTTAAGTGCTGGGTCACCGATCACTGCAAATCTGGTTTTTGAACAACTGTTAAGAGGCAAAGACATGACTTTGGCAGAATGTTTTCAAATGGAATTAGGTTTATCTTGTAAATGTGGTGAGTTTGGCGAGTTCCAAGAAGGTGTTAGGGCGCTGTTGATTGAGAAAGATCATCAACCCAATTGGCGTTTTAAATCTGTTGACCAAGTTCCCAAGGATACTATTGATTATTTCTTTGAAAATATTTGGTCACTAAATGCCCATCCTCTTGCGCATTTAGGCGTTAATTAA
- the mmsB gene encoding 3-hydroxyisobutyrate dehydrogenase gives MQKQHPKIAFIGLGNMGSPMALNLLKAGYSVSVFDLVQATMDTLEQAGADQANSASEVVQDADIVISMLPAGKHVESLYIAENGLINQLKAGTLVIDSSTIDALTSKAVANKLAERNIHFIDAPVSGGVSGATAGTLTFIVGGKEQDYATALPILQAMGKNIFHAGDHGAGQVAKICNNMLLSVLMLGTSEALQMAIDNGLDPKVMSDIMLQSSGRNWTLELYNPCPDVMPNVPSSNDYQGGFMVDLMKKDLGLAMDTGIKSQSSTPMGALAQSLYTIHSMQGNGQLDFSSIFNLFSKQEKS, from the coding sequence ATGCAAAAACAACATCCTAAGATAGCCTTTATAGGCTTGGGCAATATGGGATCTCCTATGGCGCTCAATCTTTTAAAAGCGGGTTATAGCGTATCTGTATTTGACTTAGTGCAAGCCACTATGGACACTCTGGAACAAGCTGGTGCTGACCAAGCCAATTCTGCATCTGAGGTTGTTCAAGACGCAGATATAGTCATATCGATGCTGCCTGCGGGTAAACATGTAGAGTCACTTTACATTGCTGAAAATGGGTTAATTAACCAGTTAAAAGCAGGCACCTTGGTGATTGATTCGAGCACAATTGATGCTTTGACTTCAAAAGCGGTTGCCAACAAATTAGCAGAGAGAAACATCCATTTTATTGATGCTCCAGTATCAGGTGGGGTGAGCGGCGCCACAGCGGGCACTTTGACTTTTATTGTCGGTGGTAAAGAGCAGGATTATGCAACAGCACTGCCAATTTTGCAGGCTATGGGCAAAAACATCTTTCATGCTGGCGACCATGGGGCAGGGCAGGTCGCCAAGATATGCAATAACATGTTGTTGTCAGTATTGATGTTAGGCACCTCTGAAGCGCTACAAATGGCGATTGATAACGGCCTAGATCCTAAAGTGATGTCAGATATTATGCTGCAAAGCTCTGGTAGAAATTGGACTTTAGAATTATATAACCCATGTCCTGATGTAATGCCCAACGTCCCTTCATCTAATGACTACCAAGGCGGTTTTATGGTGGATTTGATGAAGAAAGATTTAGGCCTCGCTATGGATACCGGTATTAAAAGCCAATCGTCTACCCCTATGGGCGCGCTGGCGCAAAGTTTGTATACTATTCATAGTATGCAAGGTAACGGACAACTGGACTTTTCCAGTATTTTTAATTTATTTTCCAAGCAAGAGAAGTCGTAA
- a CDS encoding FMN-dependent NADH-azoreductase, with amino-acid sequence MSILHIDSSARLTGSNTRLIGQYLVNTLNTTVVHRDLAVHPLPPITAEDLMGVHGSSNDQRDSLHTHLTLSDQLIQELKDADTLVIGAAMYNFGIPASLKQWIDAICRAGVSFKYTDQGPVGLLNIKRAFIITATGGTPAGSSMDFASGYLAHICSFLGVKEVLHIDASGSKGSPEQIIESGKQQVDNLLSTAQTTEDVVVA; translated from the coding sequence ATGAGCATTTTACATATAGACAGCAGCGCCCGTTTAACCGGCTCTAATACACGCCTTATTGGGCAATACCTTGTGAATACATTAAACACAACCGTGGTGCATCGTGATCTGGCCGTTCACCCCCTTCCTCCCATTACCGCGGAAGATCTCATGGGTGTACATGGCTCATCTAATGATCAACGGGACAGTTTACACACACATTTGACGTTGTCCGATCAACTGATTCAGGAACTAAAAGATGCCGACACATTAGTTATTGGCGCAGCAATGTACAATTTTGGTATACCCGCATCGTTAAAGCAGTGGATAGACGCCATATGCCGCGCGGGCGTCAGTTTTAAATATACCGATCAAGGTCCAGTAGGACTATTGAATATTAAACGCGCATTCATTATTACTGCTACTGGCGGTACACCTGCTGGTAGCAGTATGGACTTTGCCAGTGGTTACTTGGCACACATTTGTAGTTTTTTAGGTGTTAAAGAGGTGTTGCATATCGATGCTAGTGGTTCGAAGGGATCACCTGAACAAATCATTGAGTCGGGTAAACAACAAGTCGATAATCTATTATCAACCGCACAAACCACTGAAGATGTGGTTGTCGCGTAA
- a CDS encoding SDR family oxidoreductase, with product MNLQNQVIVITGAAQGLGKAMAEEFAKQGAHIALLDMQKEAVEAAASEIEKLGVRASGYAVNVTDEKQVEETFTKIAAEFGQINGLINSAGIMRDGMLLKVKEGKVVNKMPLEQFQSVLDVNVTGTFLCSREAAAQMVETKSKGVIVNISSVSRAGNAGQTNYSASKAAVATMTVSWAKELARFGIRTGCIAPGLVETAMAAQMRPEMREMFIKSIPAQRLAEVEELAHAAKFIFENDYFTGRTLELDGGTRV from the coding sequence ATGAATTTACAAAATCAAGTGATTGTCATCACCGGTGCCGCCCAAGGTTTGGGTAAAGCCATGGCTGAAGAGTTTGCCAAACAAGGTGCACATATTGCTTTATTAGATATGCAGAAAGAAGCCGTAGAAGCCGCAGCTAGCGAAATCGAAAAGCTTGGCGTAAGAGCCAGTGGTTATGCAGTCAATGTGACTGACGAGAAACAAGTTGAAGAGACGTTTACAAAAATTGCTGCAGAATTTGGTCAAATCAATGGCTTGATCAATAGTGCTGGTATTATGCGTGATGGCATGTTGCTCAAAGTTAAAGAAGGCAAAGTGGTTAATAAAATGCCGCTAGAACAATTCCAATCGGTTTTGGATGTGAATGTCACTGGCACATTTTTGTGTAGCCGTGAAGCGGCTGCACAAATGGTCGAGACCAAAAGCAAAGGTGTAATAGTGAATATCTCTTCTGTGTCTCGCGCTGGTAATGCTGGTCAAACTAACTATTCAGCATCTAAAGCGGCAGTGGCGACCATGACCGTCTCTTGGGCTAAAGAACTCGCCCGTTTTGGTATTCGCACAGGTTGTATTGCCCCCGGTCTTGTCGAAACCGCTATGGCCGCACAAATGCGCCCTGAAATGCGTGAAATGTTTATCAAAAGCATCCCCGCACAACGTCTTGCTGAAGTGGAAGAGCTTGCTCATGCAGCTAAGTTTATCTTTGAGAATGATTATTTTACGGGCAGAACGTTAGAGTTGGATGGTGGGACTAGGGTTTAG